Proteins from a single region of Candidatus Rubrimentiphilum sp.:
- a CDS encoding FAD-dependent oxidoreductase, translating into MSSVGDFRRYVIVGNGFAGTTAAEQLRKHDPSCSITLFTDEPYTLYNRIALPPMLRKQVTEQKVIMRDLEWHEKHQIELHLETRVERVVSEEHVVEAAGKSYPYDALLVATGGRPNPHPAPGNDGANVYNFQYMSDTKAISQELETAKAGVAIGGSFIAYELAEAFVSRKVETHWIMRGPYALSRILDGIAGNLIDEAAKTDGVHMHYGDEISEFVRDNGVVKKIRTKKGVEIEAQCYGVGLGLRMNTEVLDGSGVETSANGILCDDGLETNVKGIFAAGDIADFYDPILEMRYRMGTWNNAGAHGKVVAQNMMGGSEKYHDVPEYSSLLFKGQTITQFGLSPEYRDDIETVFTVDEEKKWYRALYFWEDRLVGGLFLGKGNRSGKRKYVEAIKGKKRYPKPEWAPMLEWTHD; encoded by the coding sequence GTGAGTTCGGTTGGAGATTTTCGACGCTACGTGATCGTCGGCAACGGTTTTGCCGGGACAACGGCGGCAGAGCAGCTGCGCAAACACGATCCGTCGTGTTCTATCACGTTGTTCACCGACGAGCCGTACACGCTCTACAACCGCATCGCGCTGCCGCCGATGCTGCGCAAACAGGTCACCGAGCAGAAAGTGATCATGCGCGATCTCGAGTGGCATGAAAAACACCAGATCGAATTGCACCTGGAGACCCGCGTCGAGCGGGTCGTTTCAGAAGAGCACGTCGTGGAGGCCGCCGGAAAATCGTATCCGTATGATGCGTTGCTGGTCGCGACAGGCGGGCGCCCCAATCCGCATCCCGCGCCCGGAAACGACGGCGCCAACGTCTACAACTTTCAGTACATGTCCGACACCAAGGCGATCTCGCAAGAGCTCGAGACGGCCAAGGCGGGCGTGGCGATCGGCGGCTCGTTCATCGCCTACGAACTTGCTGAGGCGTTCGTTTCGCGCAAGGTCGAGACGCATTGGATCATGCGCGGCCCCTACGCGCTGTCGCGCATCCTCGATGGGATCGCAGGCAACTTGATCGACGAGGCGGCCAAGACCGACGGCGTGCACATGCACTACGGCGACGAGATTTCGGAATTCGTCCGCGACAACGGCGTGGTGAAGAAGATTCGCACGAAAAAAGGCGTGGAGATCGAGGCGCAGTGCTACGGAGTCGGGCTAGGTTTGCGCATGAACACCGAAGTGCTCGACGGCAGCGGCGTGGAGACGAGCGCGAACGGGATCCTCTGCGACGACGGGCTGGAGACAAACGTCAAAGGCATCTTCGCCGCCGGCGATATCGCCGATTTCTACGATCCGATTCTGGAGATGCGCTATCGCATGGGAACCTGGAACAACGCGGGCGCGCACGGCAAGGTCGTGGCGCAAAACATGATGGGCGGCAGCGAAAAATACCACGACGTTCCCGAGTACTCAAGCCTGCTTTTCAAAGGGCAGACCATCACGCAGTTCGGCCTATCGCCGGAATATCGCGACGACATCGAAACCGTCTTCACGGTCGATGAAGAAAAGAAGTGGTACCGTGCGCTGTACTTCTGGGAAGACCGTTTGGTCGGCGGCCTGTTTCTTGGCAAAGGCAACCGCAGCGGCAAGCGCAAGTACGTCGAGGCAATTAAAGGCAAGAAGCGTTATCCAAAACCGGAGTGGGCGCCGATGCTCGAATGGACGCACGACTAA
- the sixA gene encoding phosphohistidine phosphatase SixA, with product MKVYFLRHGIAAEPADWKGTDYDRPLTDDGRKRMGREAKAIRELDLDLDAIVTSPLARARATAEIVASALKITTIKEDERIAGDFDISSLAEILQDHADAKALMLVGHEPSMSATIGRLIGEARVNLKKGGLACVELPDCSTMVGELLALIPPKVLLL from the coding sequence ATGAAAGTATATTTCTTACGCCACGGGATCGCTGCGGAGCCTGCCGACTGGAAGGGCACCGATTACGACCGGCCGCTGACCGACGATGGCCGCAAACGGATGGGACGCGAGGCCAAGGCGATTCGAGAGCTGGATCTGGATCTGGACGCAATCGTTACGAGCCCGCTCGCTCGTGCGAGAGCGACGGCCGAAATCGTGGCGAGCGCGCTCAAGATTACGACAATTAAAGAGGACGAGCGAATCGCCGGCGATTTCGACATTTCGAGCTTGGCCGAAATTCTGCAAGATCACGCCGATGCAAAGGCTTTGATGCTTGTTGGGCACGAGCCGAGCATGAGCGCGACGATTGGCCGGTTAATCGGTGAAGCCAGGGTAAATCTCAAAAAGGGTGGTTTGGCATGCGTCGAGCTGCCGGACTGCTCAACCATGGTCGGTGAATTGCTGGCGCTGATTCCTCCGAAAGTACTGCTGCTCTAA
- a CDS encoding MBL fold metallo-hydrolase has translation MAELTFVGAAGTVTGSKHLLSSNGKRIFIDCGLFQGASDVVALNSVPLPVPPAQLDAVIITHGHIDHVGYLPKLVRDGFRGPIFAATPTRALMRIVLEDAAHLQRHLHKRGFHQEPYAPPPFYDDSNVQQTIQQTKTMEIETPFQVAGFNALYKNAAHIIGSAFVTVEVEGKRVIFSGDIGRYNRTLLYDPAPMGAADVLVCESTYGDRVHPPDALEQLGQMLVAGVARGGAIVIPAFAVERSQEILLSIGQLQRTNPPLAKVPVFLDSPMAAKVDKLFDDYPTWHKPVAFETDGKPFGCDNLTVAVETEQSKAINAVKGPHIIVSASGMAAGGRVLHHLHNHVSDPKATVLFVGFQSPGTLGFLITNGAKTVKIYGDVLPVCATTGIISGYSAHADRNEIQQWLDTCTSKPTYYAVHGDPVSAQSLADLVKMKYGWDSHVAARGTTVQI, from the coding sequence ATGGCTGAGCTCACGTTTGTCGGCGCGGCGGGAACCGTTACCGGCAGCAAACATCTGCTCAGCAGCAATGGCAAAAGAATCTTCATCGACTGCGGCCTCTTCCAAGGGGCCTCCGACGTCGTCGCCCTCAACAGCGTGCCCCTGCCGGTTCCGCCGGCGCAACTCGACGCGGTCATCATCACGCACGGGCACATCGACCACGTCGGCTACCTGCCGAAGCTCGTACGCGACGGTTTCAGAGGGCCAATCTTTGCGGCCACGCCGACGCGGGCGCTGATGCGCATCGTCCTCGAAGACGCCGCGCATCTTCAGCGCCATTTGCACAAACGCGGTTTTCACCAAGAGCCGTACGCGCCGCCGCCGTTTTACGACGACTCAAACGTGCAGCAAACGATTCAGCAAACAAAAACGATGGAGATTGAAACGCCGTTTCAAGTCGCGGGCTTTAATGCGCTTTACAAAAATGCGGCGCACATCATCGGCTCGGCATTCGTCACCGTCGAGGTCGAAGGCAAGCGCGTGATCTTCTCAGGCGACATCGGGCGCTACAACCGAACGTTGCTGTACGATCCGGCGCCGATGGGCGCGGCCGACGTGCTGGTGTGCGAGTCCACCTACGGCGATCGCGTTCATCCGCCCGACGCGCTCGAACAGCTGGGGCAAATGCTTGTCGCGGGCGTCGCGCGCGGCGGGGCGATCGTCATTCCGGCTTTTGCCGTCGAGCGGTCGCAAGAAATCTTGCTTTCGATCGGACAACTGCAGCGCACAAACCCGCCGCTTGCCAAGGTGCCCGTCTTTCTCGATAGCCCGATGGCCGCAAAAGTGGATAAGCTCTTCGATGACTACCCGACGTGGCACAAACCGGTCGCGTTTGAAACGGATGGGAAGCCTTTTGGCTGTGACAATCTCACGGTCGCGGTGGAAACCGAGCAATCCAAAGCGATTAACGCCGTGAAGGGCCCGCATATCATCGTTTCAGCCAGCGGCATGGCCGCCGGCGGACGCGTGTTGCATCATCTGCACAACCACGTCTCCGATCCGAAGGCCACCGTGCTGTTCGTGGGATTTCAAAGCCCGGGCACACTTGGTTTCTTGATCACCAACGGCGCGAAGACGGTGAAAATTTACGGCGACGTGCTGCCGGTCTGCGCAACGACCGGCATCATTTCCGGCTACAGCGCGCACGCGGATCGCAACGAAATCCAACAATGGCTCGACACATGCACGAGTAAGCCAACTTACTACGCCGTCCACGGCGATCCGGTCTCCGCGCAGTCGCTAGCCGATCTGGTGAAAATGAAATACGGTTGGGATTCGCACGTGGCCGCCCGCGGCACAACAGTGCAGATTTAA
- a CDS encoding electron transfer flavoprotein-ubiquinone oxidoreductase, with product MPERESLEVDVLFVGAGPASLAGAIRLMQLAKAAGRELEVLVIDKGGEIGSHGISGAVMDPKALDELLPDWRGEAPVESEVTSDQLWFLTEKSKIRAPINPPMLNNRGKYVASLQKMVKWLGAKAETAGAQVFPAFPGQELLWDGDRVIGVRIGDKGLDKDGNPKPNYEPGADILAKIVVLGEGPRGTLVKQATPRLKLDAGKEPQVYAAGIKELWQCPPGRVQPGSVIHTLGYPLPSETFGGGFIYGMQNDILDVGFVTGLDYRNPTTDPQNELQRFKLHPAVRALLQDAKLVRYGAKAIPEGGLFAMPRMYGDGLLIIGDSAGFLNGMRLKGIHLAMKSGMLAAETIFEAVQAGNYSAQQLSTIESKFKDSWAYKELFAARNFHQGFEGGLIAGMLNVSLGMVTGGRGFGVKNQLHGTAGYARMEKAGYKPKETPRAKIDNVVTFGKLTDVYNSGVTHDENQPSHLKVADFDICRDRCTVEYGNPCQYFCPAQVYEPFYEKKDGHVEGRLQINFTNCVHCKTCDIMDPYQIITWVPPQGGEGPVYTNM from the coding sequence ATGCCGGAACGTGAATCGCTCGAAGTAGACGTGCTCTTCGTGGGCGCCGGCCCGGCCAGTCTGGCGGGGGCGATTCGATTGATGCAGCTGGCGAAAGCTGCCGGCCGCGAGTTGGAAGTTCTCGTAATCGACAAGGGCGGCGAGATCGGCAGTCACGGGATCTCCGGCGCTGTAATGGATCCGAAAGCGCTCGACGAGCTTTTGCCGGATTGGCGCGGCGAAGCACCGGTTGAATCCGAAGTCACGAGCGATCAACTCTGGTTCCTTACCGAAAAGTCGAAGATCAGAGCGCCGATCAATCCGCCGATGCTCAACAATCGCGGCAAGTACGTTGCATCGCTGCAGAAGATGGTCAAGTGGTTGGGCGCAAAGGCTGAAACGGCCGGCGCACAAGTCTTTCCGGCGTTTCCGGGTCAAGAGTTGTTGTGGGACGGCGATCGCGTGATCGGCGTGCGCATCGGAGACAAGGGTTTGGACAAGGACGGCAATCCGAAACCAAACTACGAACCTGGCGCGGACATCCTTGCGAAGATCGTCGTGCTGGGCGAAGGTCCGCGCGGGACGTTGGTAAAACAGGCGACGCCGCGTTTGAAGCTCGATGCCGGAAAAGAACCGCAAGTGTACGCCGCTGGTATCAAAGAACTCTGGCAATGTCCGCCCGGCCGCGTGCAGCCCGGCAGCGTGATTCATACGCTGGGCTACCCGCTGCCGTCCGAGACATTCGGCGGCGGCTTCATCTACGGCATGCAGAACGACATTCTCGACGTCGGCTTCGTGACGGGACTTGATTACCGCAACCCGACCACCGACCCGCAAAACGAACTGCAGCGTTTCAAACTGCACCCTGCGGTTCGCGCGCTGCTGCAAGACGCCAAACTCGTTCGTTACGGCGCCAAAGCAATTCCCGAGGGCGGACTCTTTGCGATGCCGCGTATGTACGGCGACGGGCTGCTGATTATCGGCGACTCGGCCGGGTTCTTGAACGGCATGCGACTGAAGGGCATCCATTTGGCGATGAAATCGGGGATGCTTGCGGCCGAAACGATCTTTGAGGCCGTGCAAGCCGGAAATTACAGTGCTCAGCAGCTCTCTACGATCGAAAGCAAATTCAAAGACTCGTGGGCCTACAAAGAACTCTTCGCCGCGCGCAATTTCCATCAAGGCTTCGAGGGCGGCCTGATTGCGGGTATGCTGAACGTGAGCCTCGGCATGGTGACCGGCGGACGCGGGTTCGGCGTCAAGAACCAATTGCACGGAACTGCCGGCTACGCGCGCATGGAAAAAGCCGGCTACAAACCTAAGGAGACGCCGCGCGCGAAGATCGATAACGTTGTGACGTTTGGAAAACTGACGGACGTCTACAACAGCGGCGTAACGCACGACGAGAATCAGCCCAGCCATTTGAAGGTCGCGGATTTCGATATCTGCCGCGATCGCTGCACGGTCGAATACGGGAATCCATGCCAGTATTTCTGCCCGGCGCAAGTCTACGAGCCGTTTTACGAAAAGAAGGACGGGCACGTTGAAGGCCGCCTGCAGATTAACTTTACGAATTGCGTGCACTGCAAGACATGCGACATTATGGACCCGTACCAAATCATCACTTGGGTTCCCCCACAAGGCGGGGAGGGCCCAGTCTACACCAATATGTAA
- the thiS gene encoding sulfur carrier protein ThiS: MKATINGEPRDLPDGLTVKALLAHISAPERGIAVAKNDRVVRRAEFPEEVVQDGDRIEIIRAVAGG; the protein is encoded by the coding sequence ATGAAGGCGACGATTAACGGCGAGCCGCGCGACCTTCCCGACGGACTGACGGTGAAGGCCTTGCTGGCGCACATCTCGGCGCCGGAGCGCGGCATCGCGGTTGCCAAGAACGATCGCGTCGTGCGGCGCGCCGAGTTTCCGGAAGAAGTCGTGCAAGACGGCGATCGCATCGAGATCATCCGGGCGGTGGCCGGTGGATAG
- a CDS encoding thiazole synthase has translation MQDILRIGKHEFTSRLIVGSGKYPSLDVMQAAHAASGTQMVTVAIRRINLDDKSGKTLLDYIDRTRYTILPNTAGCYSAKEAVLTAQLARELVETDLIKLEVIGDADTLYPDTRETLAAAAELVRDGFTVLPYVIDDPVACKQLEEEGCAAVMPLAAPIGSGLGVCNPYSIRIIKERAKVPVIVDAGVGTASDAAIAMELGVDAVLMNTGIAAAKEPVLMAEAMKRAIEAGRLAFLAGRMEKRLYANASSPMRDLISVEPSS, from the coding sequence ATGCAAGACATCCTGCGAATCGGAAAGCACGAATTTACGTCGCGGCTCATTGTCGGCTCGGGAAAGTACCCGTCGCTGGACGTGATGCAGGCCGCGCACGCCGCCAGCGGCACGCAAATGGTGACCGTTGCGATCCGCCGCATCAACCTCGATGACAAGAGCGGCAAGACCCTTTTGGATTACATCGACCGTACGCGTTACACAATCTTGCCGAATACGGCGGGATGTTATAGCGCGAAAGAGGCCGTGCTGACGGCCCAATTGGCGCGCGAGCTCGTCGAAACGGATTTGATTAAACTTGAAGTGATCGGCGACGCCGACACACTCTATCCCGACACACGCGAAACACTCGCGGCCGCAGCAGAACTCGTCCGCGACGGATTCACCGTGCTGCCGTACGTGATCGACGATCCGGTCGCATGCAAGCAACTTGAAGAAGAAGGCTGCGCCGCCGTGATGCCGCTGGCAGCGCCGATCGGCAGCGGCCTTGGAGTTTGCAATCCGTATTCGATTCGCATCATCAAAGAGCGCGCGAAGGTGCCGGTAATCGTGGACGCCGGCGTCGGAACAGCCAGCGATGCGGCGATTGCGATGGAGTTAGGCGTCGATGCGGTGCTCATGAACACCGGAATTGCCGCCGCCAAAGAGCCGGTGCTCATGGCTGAAGCAATGAAACGCGCAATTGAAGCGGGACGCTTGGCATTTCTCGCCGGCCGGATGGAGAAGCGGCTCTACGCCAACGCGTCGAGCCCGATGCGCGATTTAATCAGCGTAGAACCTAGCTCGTAA
- a CDS encoding class I SAM-dependent methyltransferase, with protein sequence MSESSAGDEKLRRAHPLAISLIARLRTVPHARILEIGAGSGRNTEALQAAGFEVEALADDAPLTAREEYYDGALSTHALLHGTPGTVAATLDSVARSLKRAAPLHATFASTRDARFGKGIRISKHVFAAEDGDEAGVPHVYFTNEELRALLGGRFSVESIQETAADDIIGQWAHAQPLHGVMHWFVRAIRSS encoded by the coding sequence ATGAGCGAATCTTCGGCAGGCGACGAGAAGCTCCGCCGCGCACATCCGCTCGCGATCTCGCTGATCGCGCGACTGCGCACCGTTCCGCACGCGCGGATTTTGGAGATCGGCGCGGGCAGCGGCCGCAATACCGAAGCGTTACAGGCGGCCGGTTTTGAAGTCGAAGCCCTGGCCGACGACGCGCCGCTTACGGCTCGCGAGGAATACTACGACGGCGCGCTCAGCACCCACGCGCTGCTGCACGGAACTCCCGGGACTGTCGCCGCCACGCTCGATTCGGTGGCGCGCAGCCTAAAACGCGCCGCGCCCCTTCATGCCACGTTCGCCTCAACGCGCGACGCGCGATTCGGCAAGGGCATCCGAATCTCGAAACACGTCTTTGCCGCCGAGGACGGCGATGAGGCCGGCGTCCCGCACGTCTATTTTACAAACGAGGAATTACGCGCGCTTTTGGGGGGACGATTTAGCGTCGAATCCATTCAGGAAACTGCCGCCGATGACATCATCGGCCAATGGGCACACGCTCAGCCACTTCACGGCGTGATGCATTGGTTCGTGCGAGCTATTCGCAGTTCTTGA
- a CDS encoding NAD-binding protein, whose amino-acid sequence MRELPLIIVVGGDDLALRVCDELRATRGHDVVQLWPAGDDALREAGVPEAVCIIPVSSDDRLNLQIALKAREINPKIRIVLRQFNRALGHKIEQNLADCSAISPAAHAAATYAGASVDPACVYALQFPDVDGPLLGFSERFARDFGLRDTTVGEVERRLGVRVVTVNDVVAPERSVAISRDDRIVAFGPMETLQHAWRRRRSARPQFRRRRAWLADMLRAAARYEPLLIYTFAFAFLLFLAGSLYFTFQLHLSFIEAMYFTASTMFTVGYGDITPYNRHGGTLSLFVAMAVMLGGVTIAGVFIASIASAFSRAQETALQGLRRVRAEDHVVVCGAGNTGTRVVDFLLGMQQRVVVLEQSPNTLVLELARTRRIDLLTGDATSDDTLEFCDLDSALSFVAVTDSDTSNLEAALGALVQNPQIPVVVRINDPDFSRLIERNFNIAKSFSASELTAPMIAGLARFPGTRGRVAFAGESFNVGVRSASDRLPRAEGTVPLYAWGAGRLRPIRDFAEMEPDDRLLYIVPLSQFKAD is encoded by the coding sequence ATGCGTGAGCTGCCTTTGATTATTGTCGTTGGCGGCGATGACCTTGCCCTGCGCGTCTGCGACGAACTGCGCGCGACGCGCGGCCACGACGTCGTTCAGCTCTGGCCCGCCGGCGACGATGCGCTGCGCGAGGCGGGCGTGCCGGAAGCGGTGTGTATTATCCCGGTCTCCAGCGACGACCGGCTGAATTTGCAGATTGCGCTCAAGGCCCGCGAGATCAACCCGAAGATCCGCATCGTGCTGCGCCAGTTCAATCGCGCGCTGGGGCACAAGATCGAGCAGAACCTTGCGGATTGCTCGGCGATATCCCCGGCGGCCCACGCCGCCGCGACGTATGCGGGCGCGTCGGTCGATCCCGCTTGCGTTTACGCATTACAGTTTCCGGACGTGGACGGACCGCTGCTCGGGTTTTCGGAGCGATTCGCGCGCGACTTCGGCTTGCGCGACACGACCGTGGGCGAAGTCGAGCGCCGCTTAGGAGTGCGCGTCGTAACGGTGAACGACGTCGTCGCGCCGGAGCGCTCGGTCGCGATCTCGCGCGACGATCGCATCGTGGCCTTCGGTCCGATGGAGACGCTCCAGCACGCATGGCGGCGGCGGCGCAGCGCTCGTCCGCAATTCCGCCGGCGGCGCGCTTGGCTCGCAGACATGCTCCGCGCGGCGGCGCGCTACGAGCCGCTGCTCATCTACACGTTTGCGTTTGCCTTTCTGCTCTTTCTGGCCGGCTCGCTATATTTCACGTTCCAACTGCACCTCTCGTTCATCGAGGCGATGTACTTTACGGCATCAACGATGTTCACGGTGGGCTATGGCGACATCACGCCCTATAATCGGCACGGCGGAACCCTCTCGCTCTTTGTTGCGATGGCGGTAATGCTCGGCGGCGTCACAATCGCCGGCGTGTTTATCGCATCGATCGCATCTGCGTTCAGCCGCGCACAGGAAACCGCGCTGCAAGGTTTGCGCCGCGTTCGCGCCGAGGATCACGTCGTTGTGTGCGGTGCGGGCAACACAGGGACGCGCGTGGTCGACTTCTTGCTCGGCATGCAGCAGCGCGTTGTCGTGCTCGAACAAAGCCCGAATACGCTGGTGCTCGAACTGGCTCGCACGCGGCGTATCGACTTGCTTACCGGCGATGCGACAAGCGACGACACCCTGGAGTTCTGCGACCTCGATTCGGCGCTGAGTTTTGTGGCCGTTACGGACAGCGATACTTCGAATCTCGAGGCTGCCCTCGGAGCGCTCGTGCAAAATCCGCAGATTCCGGTCGTTGTGCGAATTAACGATCCGGATTTCTCGCGCCTCATCGAACGAAACTTCAATATTGCCAAATCGTTCTCGGCGAGCGAACTCACGGCTCCGATGATCGCGGGCCTGGCGCGTTTCCCTGGGACGCGGGGTCGCGTGGCTTTTGCAGGCGAGAGCTTCAACGTCGGTGTGCGCAGCGCGTCGGACCGCCTTCCGCGCGCCGAAGGGACAGTTCCGCTATACGCGTGGGGAGCCGGAAGGCTGCGCCCGATTCGGGACTTTGCCGAGATGGAGCCCGACGACCGGCTGCTCTACATCGTGCCCCTCTCGCAGTTCAAGGCGGACTAG
- a CDS encoding peroxiredoxin has translation MPELDVVDDEGRKFNTRELLGKPLVLWFYPKDDTPGUTSEGSQFRDAIDRFKAKNAQIVGVSKDSVASHQKFKAKYSLPFPLIADTDHKMYDAFGVDARTTFLINADGTIRKVWPKVSVAGHAEDVYNSLP, from the coding sequence ATGCCGGAGCTCGACGTCGTTGACGACGAGGGCAGAAAATTCAACACCCGCGAGCTGCTCGGCAAGCCGCTCGTCTTATGGTTTTATCCCAAAGACGACACACCGGGTTGAACGAGCGAGGGCTCGCAGTTTCGCGACGCCATCGACCGGTTCAAGGCGAAGAACGCGCAGATTGTCGGAGTTAGTAAAGACTCCGTCGCCAGCCATCAAAAATTCAAGGCCAAATACTCGTTGCCGTTTCCGCTCATCGCAGACACGGACCACAAGATGTACGATGCGTTTGGCGTGGACGCGCGCACGACGTTTCTGATCAACGCGGACGGCACGATCCGCAAAGTGTGGCCGAAGGTTAGCGTTGCCGGCCACGCCGAGGACGTTTACAACTCTTTACCTTAG
- a CDS encoding phosphoribosyltransferase family protein, which yields MEYLGSSDSLGRLPDLNWLRKIIVERALTRGDYQLSGGTRSDYYIDKFRLFSDPHVLRRIARLFVPVIADVNPDLIGGTELGGVVIATAVSQLANLPMIAVRKKPKGYGAFAGEYVEGAWEPGQKVLLLEDVVTSARELLAAKDRLEELKLQVTCCAVVSRGLAPVRALLQFSLPRSDAKTEN from the coding sequence GTGGAGTATCTAGGCTCCAGCGACTCGCTGGGGCGTCTCCCTGATCTCAACTGGCTGCGCAAGATCATCGTCGAGCGCGCGCTGACCCGCGGGGATTACCAGCTTTCGGGCGGCACGCGCAGCGACTACTACATCGACAAATTCCGCCTCTTCTCCGACCCGCACGTCCTGCGGCGGATCGCGCGGCTCTTCGTGCCGGTCATCGCTGACGTCAATCCGGATTTGATCGGCGGCACGGAACTGGGCGGCGTTGTGATTGCCACTGCGGTGTCGCAACTGGCGAATCTGCCGATGATCGCCGTACGCAAGAAACCAAAGGGCTACGGCGCGTTTGCCGGCGAGTATGTTGAAGGCGCATGGGAGCCGGGACAAAAGGTGCTGCTACTCGAGGACGTGGTCACAAGCGCGCGCGAGTTGCTAGCGGCCAAGGATCGCCTGGAAGAACTCAAACTGCAAGTGACCTGTTGCGCTGTCGTAAGCCGCGGCCTCGCTCCGGTGCGTGCATTATTGCAATTCTCACTTCCGCGGAGCGACGCTAAGACCGAGAACTAA
- a CDS encoding peptide ABC transporter substrate-binding protein: MKHFVAGLLVVAMLAGCTKTSTGVTANNSLSCGAPADPPAPTATRGTLRISIQQDIKNLNPLLSSNTTDGMIMFLAFLPLLHANPKGEPVATAGLASEVPTLENGGISKDGLTITYHLRKNIKWTDGVPVTSKDVKWSWQAIMDNNNNIISRHGYDFVKSVDTPDDYTVVVHLKRKFAPIINTFFADSDQPYPVVPAHVLSKYPNINTIPFNSAPTVSDGPFKFVQWAHGDHITYAANDNFFAGKPGLAKIIIRVVPDENTMRSMLQTHALDWMFEASLSNYPEVKNIPGVCLAWVDVNGYEDVQLNVEKGKTLNDMHVRRAVAYAIDKQRIVDTLTFGQTRVAVEDQPFWMWSYYPDVQKYPPNVDAARKELLAAGYKPRADGIMMKGGQPLQLTLVSNNSNVTRRKNSIEMQQMLRNVGIDVQIKYYPGDVLFAPVGEGGILQGGKFDLSLAGWYAGIDPDDASQYACANVAPLGYNYSRYCNPDMEAAQKIALNNYDRPTRKKAYDLIQTYLARDLPEIFLYDQRAMHPISINFKGFAPNPVTESWNAWQWSI; encoded by the coding sequence ATGAAACACTTTGTCGCCGGTCTTCTCGTTGTGGCGATGCTCGCCGGGTGCACGAAAACCAGCACCGGCGTCACTGCTAACAATTCGCTATCGTGCGGTGCGCCCGCCGATCCGCCCGCGCCCACCGCGACCCGCGGGACGCTGCGCATCTCGATTCAGCAAGACATCAAGAACCTCAACCCGCTGCTGAGTTCGAACACGACCGACGGCATGATTATGTTCCTGGCGTTTCTGCCGCTCTTGCACGCAAACCCGAAAGGGGAACCGGTCGCAACCGCGGGGCTGGCGTCGGAAGTGCCAACGCTCGAAAACGGCGGCATCAGCAAAGACGGCCTGACGATCACCTATCATCTGCGCAAGAACATCAAATGGACTGACGGCGTTCCGGTCACGAGTAAGGACGTCAAGTGGTCGTGGCAAGCGATCATGGACAACAATAACAACATCATCTCGCGCCACGGCTATGATTTCGTCAAGAGCGTCGACACGCCCGACGACTACACGGTCGTCGTGCACCTCAAGCGGAAATTTGCTCCGATCATCAATACGTTTTTCGCCGACAGCGACCAGCCGTATCCGGTCGTGCCCGCGCACGTGCTTTCGAAGTACCCGAATATCAATACGATTCCGTTTAATTCGGCTCCGACCGTCAGTGACGGACCGTTCAAGTTTGTACAGTGGGCGCACGGCGATCACATCACCTATGCGGCCAACGACAACTTCTTTGCAGGCAAACCCGGGCTGGCAAAGATCATCATAAGAGTGGTGCCCGACGAAAACACGATGCGGTCGATGCTGCAGACGCACGCGCTCGACTGGATGTTCGAGGCATCGCTCTCCAACTATCCGGAAGTCAAGAACATTCCCGGCGTCTGTTTGGCCTGGGTTGATGTGAACGGCTATGAAGACGTGCAGCTCAACGTCGAGAAAGGCAAGACGCTGAACGACATGCACGTCCGTCGCGCGGTCGCCTATGCGATCGACAAGCAGCGCATCGTCGACACGCTGACTTTTGGTCAGACGCGCGTCGCCGTGGAAGATCAGCCATTCTGGATGTGGTCCTACTATCCGGACGTGCAGAAATATCCGCCCAACGTCGACGCCGCCCGCAAAGAGCTCTTGGCTGCCGGCTATAAGCCGCGCGCCGACGGCATCATGATGAAAGGCGGGCAACCTCTACAGTTAACGCTGGTCAGCAACAACAGCAACGTCACCCGCCGCAAGAATAGTATCGAGATGCAGCAGATGCTGCGCAACGTCGGCATCGACGTCCAAATCAAGTACTATCCGGGCGACGTGCTCTTTGCGCCCGTCGGCGAAGGCGGCATCCTGCAAGGCGGCAAGTTCGACTTGAGTCTCGCGGGCTGGTATGCGGGAATCGATCCGGACGATGCCTCACAATACGCTTGCGCCAACGTGGCGCCGCTCGGGTACAACTATTCCCGCTACTGCAACCCGGATATGGAAGCCGCGCAAAAGATCGCGCTGAACAACTACGACCGGCCGACGCGTAAGAAGGCGTATGACTTGATTCAAACCTACCTGGCGCGCGATCTTCCGGAGATCTTCCTCTACGATCAGCGCGCCATGCATCCCATCAGCATCAACTTCAAAGGTTTTGCACCCAATCCGGTGACCGAATCCTGGAACGCCTGGCAGTGGAGTATCTAG